Proteins co-encoded in one Haloarcula sp. DT43 genomic window:
- a CDS encoding DUF7093 family protein, whose product MGLKCSVLGHKYGETTVEREREEQGSEVVITIQERETCERCGNTRIVSENKEVTAIETPSDIASDLVDDESESASEPAAAESTPEDEPTDDAADSTDEGAERSDGWDSVDDPVEAPGDAGVDGADDGEPVDPSADDAEIIDDGDDGEEESGDVELDEPTTTVDVPDAEGEEPVTEDETDPEKDDGLILGEEEESEPVGGDRQPGEWPDEPGDDGDDWSPETMPVDTGTDDESGVESAGDSAVTVPEGEFACPECGFTTEVESTSLRAGDFCPECHRGALITRDEE is encoded by the coding sequence ATGGGTCTCAAATGTTCCGTCCTCGGGCACAAGTACGGTGAGACCACCGTCGAGCGCGAGCGCGAAGAGCAGGGTAGCGAAGTCGTCATCACCATCCAGGAACGGGAGACCTGTGAGCGGTGTGGAAATACGCGGATCGTCTCGGAGAACAAGGAGGTCACGGCAATCGAGACGCCGTCGGACATCGCCAGCGACCTCGTCGACGACGAGTCCGAATCCGCGTCCGAACCGGCGGCGGCCGAGTCGACGCCGGAAGACGAGCCGACCGACGACGCGGCCGACTCCACCGACGAGGGAGCGGAGCGGTCGGACGGTTGGGACAGCGTCGACGACCCGGTCGAAGCGCCGGGGGACGCGGGAGTCGACGGCGCGGACGACGGGGAGCCGGTCGACCCGTCCGCCGACGACGCCGAGATTATCGACGACGGCGACGACGGCGAGGAAGAGAGCGGGGACGTGGAACTGGACGAGCCGACGACGACGGTCGACGTGCCGGACGCCGAAGGCGAGGAGCCGGTGACAGAAGACGAGACAGACCCCGAAAAGGACGACGGGCTCATCCTCGGCGAGGAAGAGGAATCCGAGCCGGTCGGTGGCGACCGCCAGCCCGGCGAGTGGCCCGACGAGCCCGGCGACGACGGCGACGACTGGTCGCCGGAGACGATGCCGGTCGACACCGGAACGGACGACGAGTCGGGCGTCGAGTCGGCCGGCGACAGCGCCGTGACGGTGCCGGAAGGCGAGTTCGCCTGTCCGGAGTGTGGGTTCACCACCGAAGTGGAGTCGACGTCGCTGCGCGCCGGCGACTTCTGTCCGGAGTGTCACAGGGGCGCACTTATCACCCGGGACGAGGAGTGA
- a CDS encoding PKD domain-containing protein, with amino-acid sequence MQRTTALVVSVVALSALLGGTAMATGNQPPLADAGLDQSAERATTVHLDANGSRDPDGAIESVVWAIETPSGTTRTPDCRTCVRTTFQPAETGQYDVTVTVTDDDGVSQSDTLHVDVAAPGGPSVSVSAPTALPTGGRRNLTANVTAGDAALRTLAWVVDGTVRNRTRVAGSNGTSTISHTFDDASNVSVRAVAYDAAGRRGVSNRTVRVVAPSGNGGGGGGGGNGCPGGSGNYYVDGQNQGCTSAAMTIGDTIVDTDGRDGLWIYVNNELTQVIEQENMNRYSKNGNGGTFSKETIDEQKAALRQKRKKANNDGSSGEDDDESSGDDGSSDDDGSDDDTPNSGTTRPDSSVPNNLMDPDRGADGGDESASLPDEPSAENDNPFESGDDDDGGPFDDDSDDGGSSSDDDGSDDDDDGGLLGGLFGGDDDGSDNNGGSSDDGSDSDDGGGWGFW; translated from the coding sequence ATGCAGCGGACGACGGCACTCGTGGTGTCGGTCGTCGCCCTCTCGGCCCTGCTCGGCGGGACCGCGATGGCGACCGGGAACCAGCCGCCGCTTGCCGACGCCGGGCTCGACCAGTCCGCCGAACGAGCGACGACGGTCCACCTCGACGCCAACGGCTCGCGCGACCCCGACGGTGCAATCGAGAGTGTAGTGTGGGCCATCGAAACGCCGAGTGGCACGACACGCACGCCCGACTGCCGGACCTGTGTCCGGACGACGTTCCAGCCGGCCGAAACCGGCCAGTACGACGTCACCGTTACCGTCACCGACGACGACGGCGTCTCACAATCGGACACGCTCCACGTCGATGTCGCGGCTCCCGGTGGGCCGTCAGTTTCGGTTTCGGCCCCGACCGCGCTCCCGACCGGCGGCCGGCGGAATCTGACTGCCAACGTGACCGCCGGCGACGCCGCCCTCCGGACGCTCGCCTGGGTCGTCGACGGAACCGTCCGGAACCGGACGCGGGTCGCCGGCTCGAACGGCACCTCGACGATTTCTCACACGTTCGACGACGCCAGCAACGTGTCCGTCCGCGCGGTCGCCTACGACGCTGCCGGACGGCGTGGCGTCTCCAACCGAACCGTTCGGGTCGTCGCCCCGTCCGGGAACGGTGGCGGTGGCGGTGGGGGCGGCAACGGTTGTCCAGGTGGCAGTGGAAACTACTACGTCGATGGTCAGAATCAGGGCTGTACTTCAGCCGCTATGACCATTGGCGATACCATTGTCGACACTGACGGACGAGATGGTCTATGGATATATGTGAACAATGAACTCACTCAAGTTATCGAACAGGAGAATATGAACAGGTATTCCAAGAACGGTAACGGAGGCACGTTCAGTAAAGAAACTATTGACGAGCAAAAAGCGGCGCTAAGACAAAAGAGAAAGAAAGCGAATAATGATGGTAGCAGTGGTGAGGATGATGATGAGAGTAGTGGTGATGATGGGAGTAGTGACGATGATGGCAGTGATGATGACACCCCCAACTCCGGTACTACCCGGCCAGACTCTAGCGTACCGAATAACCTAATGGACCCAGACAGGGGGGCCGATGGTGGTGACGAGAGTGCTTCACTACCCGACGAGCCATCGGCAGAAAACGACAATCCGTTTGAGAGTGGTGACGACGATGATGGCGGCCCATTTGATGACGACAGTGATGACGGTGGCAGCAGCAGTGATGATGACGGTAGTGACGACGATGATGATGGCGGTCTGCTCGGCGGTTTATTTGGTGGTGACGATGATGGTAGTGACAATAATGGTGGTAGTAGTGACGATGGAAGTGACAGTGATGATGGAGGGGGTTGGGGTTTCTGGTAA
- a CDS encoding DUF6432 family protein: MKAKPEYRDRDDTEVAVLDALADRRDEGMTVFELRSRTEENIDRIEDALASLKADGLIEVEDNGERTVILPGEGVVGESQPDEDESILDQIRKRLPL; encoded by the coding sequence ATGAAAGCGAAGCCGGAGTATCGCGACCGGGACGACACCGAGGTTGCGGTGCTCGACGCGCTCGCTGACCGCCGCGATGAGGGGATGACCGTCTTCGAGCTTCGGTCGCGGACGGAAGAGAACATCGACCGTATCGAGGACGCGCTCGCGTCTCTCAAGGCAGACGGCCTCATCGAGGTCGAGGACAACGGGGAGCGGACCGTCATCCTGCCGGGGGAGGGCGTGGTGGGTGAGTCACAGCCGGACGAGGACGAATCGATTCTCGACCAGATTCGCAAGCGGCTCCCGCTGTAG
- a CDS encoding MBL fold metallo-hydrolase: MAEDYPDPPTDPPSLSAAALQAKLDDGEPLRVLDVRDRDEYDQWRIRGESVTATQLPFTKFLQAKVTGEVDPLVAKVAGTGPITVVCARGEASAFVAGLLSDHGVDARNLSDGMEGWARLYEAREIDCDAATVLQYRRPSSGCLGYLVVSDGSAAAVDPLRAFADRYVADAADHGAALTHALDTHVHADHVSGVRRLAAETGAEPVLSERAVARGVEGVTTLSDGDPLEVGSATLESCPLPGHTTGMTGFTVGDVLLAGDSVFLDSVARPDLEAGADGARDLASDLYRTLTDRLAALPDETLVAPGHYGESTTPAADGTFTATLGTLRDRLPAFAMAREAFVEYVCDDIPPRPANFERIIAINLGTATADDDTAFELELGPNNCAAAPPDA; this comes from the coding sequence ATGGCAGAGGACTACCCCGACCCGCCGACCGACCCCCCATCGCTGTCGGCGGCGGCGCTCCAGGCGAAACTGGACGACGGCGAGCCGCTCCGGGTGCTCGACGTCCGCGACCGCGACGAGTACGACCAGTGGCGGATTCGCGGCGAGTCGGTGACGGCGACACAGTTGCCGTTCACGAAGTTCCTCCAGGCGAAGGTGACGGGAGAGGTGGACCCCCTCGTCGCTAAGGTGGCCGGCACCGGCCCGATAACGGTCGTCTGCGCCCGCGGCGAGGCCAGCGCCTTCGTCGCCGGGCTACTGTCGGACCACGGCGTCGACGCGCGGAACCTCAGCGACGGCATGGAGGGGTGGGCGCGGCTCTACGAAGCCCGAGAAATCGACTGCGACGCCGCGACCGTCCTCCAGTACCGCCGTCCGTCGTCCGGCTGTCTCGGGTACCTGGTCGTCAGCGACGGCTCGGCCGCCGCCGTCGACCCGCTCCGAGCGTTCGCCGACCGGTACGTCGCCGACGCCGCCGACCACGGGGCGGCACTCACTCACGCTCTCGACACGCACGTCCACGCCGACCATGTCAGCGGAGTCCGCCGGCTCGCCGCCGAGACCGGGGCCGAACCGGTTCTCTCTGAGCGAGCGGTCGCCCGCGGCGTCGAGGGCGTGACTACACTGTCTGACGGCGACCCGCTGGAGGTTGGGTCGGCCACGCTGGAATCCTGTCCACTACCTGGTCACACGACCGGCATGACCGGCTTCACCGTCGGGGACGTGCTCCTGGCCGGCGACAGCGTCTTCCTCGACAGCGTCGCCCGCCCGGACCTCGAAGCCGGAGCCGACGGCGCTCGCGACCTCGCCAGCGACCTCTATCGCACACTGACCGACCGCCTCGCGGCGCTCCCCGACGAGACACTCGTCGCTCCGGGCCACTACGGCGAGTCGACGACGCCGGCCGCCGACGGCACGTTCACGGCCACCCTGGGGACGCTCCGCGACCGACTCCCGGCGTTCGCGATGGCCCGCGAGGCGTTCGTCGAGTACGTCTGTGACGACATCCCGCCGCGGCCGGCCAATTTCGAGCGGATTATCGCCATCAACCTCGGGACGGCGACGGCCGACGACGACACCGCGTTCGAGTTGGAACTCGGCCCGAACAACTGCGCGGCCGCGCCGCCGGACGCCTGA
- a CDS encoding transcription antitermination protein translates to MDAGAAIDAVRDRTETERNRLGSDKALVAATDATLETEAVLAAAATRESGLAAVLNGWVDESDGPVAARFETAAAAAAERADRIGAAAGADDGLIDHLERVDGTAERVGAGLVAAPLVADRFYLQVVSFFVNEADEQRADTFREIRRTASALDDGEAALGQLSESERETAAAAATDAITAAYDEYAAALAAMGLDPKPVC, encoded by the coding sequence ATGGACGCTGGGGCCGCTATCGACGCCGTTCGCGACCGGACCGAAACAGAACGCAACAGGCTGGGATCGGACAAGGCGCTCGTCGCCGCGACGGACGCGACGCTGGAGACGGAAGCGGTGCTCGCGGCCGCCGCGACCCGTGAGTCGGGACTCGCGGCCGTCCTGAACGGGTGGGTCGACGAAAGCGACGGCCCCGTGGCGGCGCGGTTCGAGACGGCCGCCGCAGCCGCGGCCGAGCGGGCGGACCGTATCGGGGCGGCAGCCGGTGCCGACGACGGGCTCATCGACCATCTGGAACGCGTCGACGGAACCGCCGAGCGGGTCGGGGCCGGCCTCGTCGCCGCGCCGCTGGTCGCCGACCGGTTCTACCTGCAGGTGGTGAGCTTCTTCGTCAACGAAGCCGACGAGCAGCGGGCCGACACGTTCCGCGAGATTCGCCGGACGGCGTCGGCACTTGACGACGGGGAGGCCGCGCTCGGTCAGCTCTCGGAGTCCGAGCGCGAGACGGCCGCGGCGGCCGCGACGGACGCGATTACGGCGGCGTACGACGAGTACGCGGCGGCACTGGCGGCGATGGGACTGGACCCGAAGCCGGTCTGTTAG
- a CDS encoding ABC transporter ATP-binding protein, with protein MCPPAPAIVTEGLTKRYSDTSAVEDLDLTVPRGSVFGFLGPNGAGKTSTIRILTTLTEPTAGTARVAGESVADRAAVVEHIGFLPEEPPLYDELTGREQLEYVAGLRGHEDWDRVESLLDRFDLATDADRRVETYSKGMKQKLGLVQALLHDPEVLFLDEPTSGLDPRAARTVRDTISEVAAAETTVFLSTHILPVVEELADTVGVLYDGDLVAEGSPAELTDEIASGGTLEDVFLDVTSEHPGER; from the coding sequence ATGTGCCCTCCAGCACCCGCAATCGTCACCGAGGGGCTGACGAAACGCTACAGCGACACGTCGGCGGTCGAGGACCTCGACCTCACCGTGCCCCGCGGGAGCGTCTTCGGCTTCCTCGGCCCCAACGGTGCGGGCAAGACCTCGACGATTCGCATCCTGACGACGCTGACGGAGCCGACCGCGGGGACGGCCCGGGTCGCGGGCGAGTCGGTCGCCGACCGCGCCGCGGTAGTCGAACACATCGGGTTCCTGCCCGAGGAGCCGCCGCTGTACGACGAACTCACCGGCCGCGAGCAACTGGAGTACGTCGCGGGCCTGCGCGGCCACGAAGACTGGGACCGCGTCGAGTCGCTGCTCGACCGGTTCGACCTCGCTACGGACGCCGACCGCCGCGTCGAGACGTACTCGAAGGGGATGAAACAGAAGCTCGGCCTCGTTCAGGCGCTGTTGCACGACCCCGAGGTGCTCTTTCTGGACGAGCCCACGTCGGGACTGGACCCGCGGGCGGCCCGGACGGTGCGTGACACCATCAGCGAGGTCGCGGCCGCGGAGACGACCGTCTTCCTCTCGACGCACATCCTCCCCGTCGTCGAAGAGCTGGCCGACACCGTCGGCGTCCTGTACGACGGCGACCTCGTCGCGGAAGGGTCGCCGGCGGAACTGACCGACGAAATCGCGTCCGGCGGCACGCTCGAAGACGTGTTCCTCGACGTGACCAGCGAGCACCCGGGAGAGCGATGA
- a CDS encoding ribonuclease R family protein, with protein MTTEDAQAAAGTAEGQGPVEIDPEMARHLENKREELFEKFGIPDEFPPEVLEEARERTQDVQAEIEDEVDEREDLREMTTWTTDPVDAQDFDDAISIEEREDEVVLWVHIADVTHYVNPDTKMWEQAVERGNTVYLPAYTVHMLPPVLAETVCSLVPNEDRLAHTVEMHLDKENLGYEEINIYKSVIRSDARLTYTEAERLLDEPETAADVLEDQSVDLAEKTERVWELADRMHEQRKEEGSLVLNPARDRAHTIIEECMLKANKAVTHELMWNRGVEAMYRVHPQPSPDEWDEALVEIQELDGVSIPGDAWDDPRKAVNATLEQAPGRQLDKIQWAVMKVMPRAKYMNDPFGGHHALNFEIYGHFTSPIRRLSDLINHWIVYTNDVPEDLVALCDRASDRQKDAEQCEREYKNFLQEVGLDPSAVNNRGIEVVEDPDEEEADADAADAAVEE; from the coding sequence ATGACTACCGAGGACGCGCAGGCGGCTGCCGGGACCGCCGAGGGACAAGGCCCCGTCGAAATCGACCCGGAGATGGCCCGACACTTGGAGAACAAACGCGAGGAACTGTTCGAGAAGTTCGGCATCCCCGACGAGTTCCCGCCCGAGGTCCTGGAGGAGGCCAGAGAACGCACCCAGGACGTGCAGGCCGAAATCGAAGACGAGGTCGACGAGCGCGAAGACCTCCGGGAGATGACCACCTGGACGACCGACCCCGTCGACGCCCAGGACTTCGACGACGCCATCTCTATCGAGGAACGCGAGGACGAGGTCGTCCTCTGGGTGCACATCGCCGACGTGACTCACTACGTCAACCCCGACACGAAGATGTGGGAGCAGGCCGTCGAGCGCGGGAACACCGTCTACCTCCCTGCCTACACCGTCCACATGCTGCCGCCCGTCCTCGCCGAGACCGTCTGTTCGCTGGTCCCCAACGAGGACCGGCTGGCCCACACCGTCGAGATGCACCTCGACAAGGAGAACCTCGGCTACGAGGAGATTAACATCTACAAGTCCGTCATCCGCTCGGACGCACGGCTGACCTACACCGAGGCCGAGCGCCTGCTCGACGAGCCCGAGACCGCGGCGGACGTGCTGGAAGACCAGAGCGTCGACCTCGCGGAGAAGACCGAGCGCGTCTGGGAACTGGCCGACCGGATGCACGAACAGCGCAAGGAGGAGGGGTCGCTCGTCCTCAACCCCGCCCGCGACCGCGCCCACACCATCATCGAGGAATGCATGCTCAAGGCCAACAAGGCCGTCACGCACGAGCTGATGTGGAACCGGGGCGTCGAGGCGATGTATCGGGTCCACCCCCAGCCCAGCCCCGACGAGTGGGACGAGGCGCTGGTCGAGATTCAGGAACTCGACGGCGTCTCCATCCCCGGCGACGCCTGGGACGACCCGCGGAAGGCCGTCAACGCCACGCTCGAACAGGCCCCCGGTCGCCAGCTGGACAAGATTCAGTGGGCCGTGATGAAGGTGATGCCCCGCGCGAAGTACATGAACGACCCGTTCGGCGGCCACCACGCCCTGAACTTCGAGATTTACGGCCACTTCACCTCGCCGATTCGCCGCCTGTCGGACCTCATCAACCACTGGATAGTCTACACCAACGACGTGCCCGAGGACCTCGTGGCGCTGTGTGACCGCGCCAGCGACCGGCAGAAGGACGCCGAGCAGTGCGAGCGCGAGTACAAGAACTTCCTGCAGGAGGTCGGGCTCGACCCGTCGGCGGTCAACAACCGCGGCATCGAAGTGGTCGAGGACCCCGACGAGGAAGAGGCGGACGCTGACGCAGCGGACGCGGCCGTCGAGGAGTAA
- a CDS encoding DUF7562 family protein, translated as MFGSRSPQGKSVTCIACGESVPRSEAREYDKHGDRWDRRDKEFEHLCKACFAELCQQPRDGLETTLDAAGAGEADRATFLERFRELSETEAREE; from the coding sequence ATGTTCGGGTCCCGGAGCCCACAGGGGAAGTCGGTCACCTGTATCGCGTGTGGGGAGTCCGTGCCACGGTCCGAGGCCCGCGAGTACGACAAACACGGCGACCGGTGGGACCGGCGGGACAAGGAGTTCGAACACCTCTGTAAGGCCTGTTTCGCGGAGCTGTGCCAGCAGCCCCGTGACGGCCTCGAAACGACGCTCGACGCCGCCGGGGCCGGCGAGGCCGACCGGGCGACGTTTCTCGAACGGTTCCGGGAACTCTCCGAGACCGAGGCGCGCGAGGAGTGA
- a CDS encoding bacterio-opsin activator domain-containing protein, with product MKPPETLAHSTLDTLPINIAVLDDEGTILFTNRAWREFAGDEDGEMEGTNYFATTDVDADEYAGQALGGIESVIDGEQDLFTMEYPCHSPDEKQWFLMRVAPLPDDEAGSAVVAHIDITQRKLAELAAERRSEELKAERQNLKQLVDRVDGLLQAVMGDVLTVDSRDAIQQTVCDRLAAVDSYQFAWVSELDLRDETLSSTALSADRPTMLSIPLDADDPVAEAARTETLQVVTGDIDDRHSRLADSDVVSVAAVPLVSGESLYGVLTVYADSDDVFDPRERAVLRTIGRATAAAIDARETSRLLTADNVTELELRVTDPGVFYIDVASELGCSMEYGGSVPDGEETVMFFLVETDDPSAVCAVAADHPQVSGVSHVSTADDAALFEFTVSDPPVVSVVADRGAQAGDILVEPGQATVTVALPASMETRSVVEQVRDRYPETELLSVRERDEPPVSRQAFIANVEDRLTNRQLTALRKGFLGGFFDWPRDVSGEQLAESMDICPSTFHQHLRAGERKLLEEVFENW from the coding sequence ATGAAGCCACCAGAGACACTCGCTCACTCGACGTTGGACACGCTGCCCATCAACATCGCTGTCCTCGACGACGAGGGGACGATTCTGTTCACGAACCGCGCCTGGCGGGAGTTCGCGGGCGACGAGGACGGGGAGATGGAGGGGACGAACTACTTCGCGACGACCGACGTCGACGCGGACGAGTACGCCGGGCAGGCCCTCGGTGGCATCGAGTCGGTCATCGACGGCGAGCAGGACCTCTTTACGATGGAGTACCCGTGCCACTCCCCGGACGAGAAGCAGTGGTTCCTGATGCGGGTCGCGCCACTGCCCGACGACGAGGCCGGGAGCGCCGTCGTCGCACACATCGACATCACACAGCGGAAGCTCGCCGAACTGGCGGCCGAGCGCCGGAGCGAGGAGCTCAAGGCCGAACGCCAGAACCTCAAACAGCTCGTCGACCGGGTCGACGGCCTGCTGCAGGCGGTGATGGGCGACGTGCTGACCGTCGACTCCCGCGACGCGATTCAACAGACCGTCTGCGACCGCCTGGCCGCGGTCGACTCCTACCAGTTCGCCTGGGTGTCCGAACTCGACCTGCGCGACGAGACGCTGTCCTCGACGGCGCTGTCCGCCGACCGCCCGACGATGCTGTCTATCCCGCTCGACGCCGACGACCCGGTCGCGGAGGCGGCCCGCACGGAGACGCTCCAGGTCGTGACCGGCGACATCGACGACCGGCACAGCCGCCTCGCTGACTCGGACGTGGTCTCGGTCGCGGCCGTCCCGCTGGTCTCCGGCGAATCGCTGTACGGCGTCCTCACCGTCTACGCTGACAGCGACGACGTGTTCGACCCCCGCGAACGGGCCGTGCTGCGGACCATCGGTCGGGCGACCGCGGCGGCCATCGACGCCCGCGAGACCAGTCGGCTGCTGACCGCCGACAACGTCACCGAACTCGAACTGCGTGTCACCGACCCCGGAGTGTTCTACATCGACGTGGCGAGCGAACTCGGCTGTTCGATGGAGTACGGCGGGAGCGTCCCCGACGGCGAGGAGACGGTGATGTTCTTCCTCGTCGAGACCGACGACCCCTCGGCGGTCTGCGCCGTCGCCGCCGACCACCCGCAGGTCTCGGGCGTCTCGCACGTCTCGACGGCGGACGACGCGGCGCTGTTCGAGTTCACCGTCTCGGACCCGCCGGTCGTCTCCGTCGTCGCCGACCGGGGCGCACAGGCGGGCGACATCCTGGTCGAACCCGGCCAGGCGACGGTGACCGTCGCGCTCCCGGCGTCGATGGAGACCCGGAGCGTGGTCGAGCAGGTCCGCGACCGGTACCCGGAGACGGAACTGCTGTCCGTGCGCGAGCGGGACGAACCGCCGGTCTCCAGGCAGGCGTTCATCGCCAACGTCGAGGACCGCCTGACAAACCGCCAGCTGACGGCGCTCCGGAAGGGGTTTCTCGGCGGCTTCTTCGACTGGCCGCGGGACGTGTCCGGCGAGCAACTGGCCGAGTCGATGGACATCTGTCCGTCGACGTTCCACCAGCACCTCCGTGCGGGTGAGCGAAAGTTATTGGAAGAAGTGTTCGAAAACTGGTAA
- a CDS encoding phytoene/squalene synthase family protein, translated as MHSDNIQTSKSIQQETGRTFHLATRLLPERIRHPTYVMYAFFRVADEVVDRTDGPPPTVQHEQLEVIREAALGNVDPAETDHEAVLAAFQDHADRHDISEETINVFIDAMEMDIAQARYETFEDLREYMRGSAVAVGHMMTEVMDPPQKAEALPHATALAEAFQLSNFLRDVREDIHDYGRVYLPQETLERHGVTEQQLADAEVDDAFRAVMQEELARTDELYREGVAGIRYLPEDCQFGVLLAAVLYADHHRLIRDRGYDVLTATPELTRRRRLWLLARTWWHWRRNGDPEATFYTVSAVSERGPGETPTDAHGHGQPAWRG; from the coding sequence ATGCACTCCGACAACATCCAAACCAGCAAATCGATACAGCAGGAGACCGGACGGACGTTCCACCTCGCGACGCGGCTGCTCCCGGAGCGTATCCGCCACCCGACCTACGTGATGTACGCGTTCTTCCGGGTCGCGGACGAGGTCGTCGACCGGACGGATGGACCGCCGCCGACCGTCCAGCACGAGCAACTGGAGGTGATTCGAGAGGCCGCGCTCGGGAACGTCGACCCGGCCGAGACCGACCACGAGGCGGTTCTGGCGGCGTTTCAGGACCACGCCGACCGCCACGACATCTCCGAGGAGACGATAAACGTCTTCATCGACGCGATGGAGATGGACATCGCACAGGCCCGCTACGAGACCTTCGAGGACCTCCGGGAGTACATGCGCGGCTCCGCCGTCGCCGTCGGCCACATGATGACCGAGGTGATGGACCCGCCACAGAAGGCCGAAGCCCTGCCCCACGCGACGGCGCTGGCCGAAGCCTTCCAGCTCTCGAACTTCCTGCGGGACGTCCGCGAGGACATCCACGACTACGGGCGGGTGTACCTGCCACAGGAGACCCTGGAGCGCCACGGCGTCACCGAGCAACAACTGGCCGACGCCGAGGTCGACGACGCCTTCCGCGCCGTGATGCAGGAGGAACTGGCCCGGACCGACGAACTGTACCGCGAGGGGGTCGCCGGCATCCGGTACCTGCCGGAGGACTGCCAGTTCGGCGTGTTGCTCGCCGCGGTCCTGTACGCCGACCACCACCGGCTCATCCGCGACCGCGGCTACGACGTGCTGACGGCGACGCCGGAGCTCACCCGCCGCCGTCGGCTGTGGCTCCTCGCCCGCACGTGGTGGCACTGGCGGCGCAACGGCGACCCCGAAGCGACGTTCTACACCGTGAGCGCGGTCTCCGAACGCGGGCCGGGCGAGACGCCGACGGACGCACACGGCCACGGCCAACCCGCGTGGCGTGGATGA
- a CDS encoding lycopene cyclase domain-containing protein, protein MVPTLTYLQFHALFVVPVVAGLALTATYRLGSRRDTLTGTAILTGLALVYTTPWDGALIRHGVWWYGDGAVLVRFWSIPLGEYLFFVLQTAMVGLWVARFRVDTERPLATPLRTRLVGFAAALVVVLVGLALLRSDSGLYLGSLLVWSGPILAIQWLFGWRFLVAEWRTVVGATLAPTAYLCGIDSVAIRLGVWTLSDQFTTGYVIPLLGLPIEEAVFFFLTTLFVVQGVVLYVWLVDRWN, encoded by the coding sequence ATGGTGCCCACGCTCACGTACCTCCAGTTCCACGCGCTGTTCGTGGTCCCTGTCGTGGCTGGACTGGCACTGACGGCCACTTACCGCCTCGGAAGCCGCCGGGACACCCTCACTGGGACGGCCATCCTGACGGGACTGGCCCTCGTCTACACGACGCCGTGGGACGGCGCGCTCATCCGGCACGGCGTCTGGTGGTACGGCGACGGGGCCGTCCTGGTGCGGTTCTGGTCGATTCCCCTCGGCGAGTACCTCTTTTTCGTCCTGCAGACCGCGATGGTCGGGCTGTGGGTGGCCCGGTTTCGGGTGGACACGGAGCGCCCGCTGGCCACGCCGCTGCGGACGCGGCTCGTCGGGTTCGCCGCTGCGCTGGTCGTCGTCCTGGTCGGCCTCGCGCTCCTGCGCTCGGACTCGGGGCTGTACCTCGGGTCCCTGCTGGTCTGGAGCGGGCCGATTCTCGCCATCCAGTGGCTGTTCGGGTGGCGGTTCCTCGTCGCCGAGTGGCGGACCGTCGTCGGCGCGACGCTCGCCCCGACGGCCTACCTCTGTGGTATCGACAGCGTCGCCATCCGGCTCGGCGTCTGGACCCTCTCGGACCAGTTCACGACCGGATACGTGATTCCCCTGCTCGGCCTGCCGATAGAAGAGGCCGTCTTCTTCTTCCTGACGACACTGTTCGTCGTCCAGGGGGTCGTGCTCTACGTCTGGCTCGTCGACAGATGGAACTGA